Proteins co-encoded in one Macrobrachium nipponense isolate FS-2020 chromosome 24, ASM1510439v2, whole genome shotgun sequence genomic window:
- the LOC135203805 gene encoding uncharacterized protein LOC135203805, translated as MTPPVERFVKFLPNQGHKAQEMFEGLKKFLENNNIDIQNCRDQSCDNASAMSGRYNGLQAKVAAENPHAVWIPCIGHSLNLVGKAAAECCQEALTFFSFLEAVYVFFTASTHRYAILTDLLKTVESGPVSVPKRVSTTRWSCRADAAKALIQGYHPICEALAKIASDENELAKARYEANGLHDKMLKLETAIYVVFWHDILGRVDATSNTLQDPKLDLNTAVAVLKSLECFVREKRECFHVIEKKGQNLSGTDEYFPPRIRHRNVRLNPLDYGRSEEVTLSHSEKFRVDNFLPVIDQFLSALNQRLKAYKNTCSLFGFLSGLESLSCTEIEAAAVKLVCEYKDDLDQSLGVELVQFAAFFTQFLDDYVKTDRFGKEHFLYKLLLDKKVADTFPNVEIMLRMYLVIMVTNCSGERSFSKMKYIKNRLRTTMHHDRLSHLALMSIEYDILRDIDFDILITKFARAKSRKVSGL; from the coding sequence ATGACACCCCCTGTAGAGAGATTTGTGAAGTTTTTGCCAAACCAAGGACATAAGGCTCAAGAAATGTTTGAAGGattaaaaaagtttcttgaaaataataacattGACATTCAAAATTGTCGTGATCAGTCATGTGATAACGCCTCTGCTATGAGTGGGAGATATAATGGCCTGCAAGCCAAAGTGGCAGCTGAAAATCCTCATGCAGTTTGGATACCCTGTATTGGTCATTCACTGAACCTGGTTGGAAAAGCTGCAGCTGAATGTTGTCAGGAAGCTCtcacatttttcagttttcttgagGCAGTTTATGTGTTTTTCACAGCTTCTACACATCGGTATGCAATCCTTACAGACCTACTGAAAACTGTTGAATCTGGTCCAGTATCGGTGCCAAAGAGGGTTTCTACAACACGATGGTCCTGTCGAGCAGATGCCGCGAAAGCACTTATTCAAGGATATCACCCAATCTGTGAAGCTCTTGCCAAAATAGCAAGTGATGAAAATGAGCTAGCCAAAGCACGGTATGAGGCCAATGGGCTCCATGACAAGATGCTCAAATTAGAGACTGccatttatgttgttttttggCATGACATTCTTGGCCGAGTTGATGCTACAAGTAACACACTGCAAGACCCAAAACTTGATCTGAACACAGCAGTAGCAGTGTTGAAGTCCTTGGAATGTTTTGTACGTGAAAAGCGAGAGTGCTTTCATGTTATTGAGAAGAAGGGACAGAACTTATCTGGAACCGATGAATATTTTCCACCACGCATTCGTCACCGCAATGTGCGCCTGAATCCGTTGGATTATGGACGATCTGAGGAAGTAACTCTTTCTCACTCTGAAAAGTTTCGTGTTGATAATTTTCTTCCAGTAATTGATCAGTTTTTGAGTGCTCTTAATCAACGTTTGAAGGCCTACAAGAACACCTGTTCCCTTTTCGGTTTCTTATCTGGACTGGAATCACTGAGCTGTACTGAAATAGAAGCAGCTGCagtaaaattagtttgtgaatatAAAGATGATCTGGATCAATCACTTGGTGTTGAACTTGTACAGTTTGCAGCTTTTTTCACCCAGTTTCTGGATGATTATGTTAAGACTGATAGATTTGGGAAGGAACATTTCCTTTACAAATTGCTGCTAGACAAGAAAGTTGCAGATACTTTTCCTAATGTTGAGATAATGCTACGGATGTACTTGGTGATTATGGTCACAAATTGCTCTGGAGAGCGTTCATTCAGCAAAATGAAGTATATCAAAAACAGACTACGTACTACAATGCATCATGATCGACTCAGTCACCTGGCTTTAATGAGCATTGAGTATGACATCCTCAGAGACATTGACTTTGACATATTGATCACCAAATTTGCAAGGGCCAAGTCTCGTAAAGTGTCTGGTCTGTAA